A stretch of Chanodichthys erythropterus isolate Z2021 chromosome 20, ASM2448905v1, whole genome shotgun sequence DNA encodes these proteins:
- the ncoa6 gene encoding nuclear receptor coactivator 6 isoform X1 — translation MAHQHGLSDLSQDARSPRAASLTDHDSGVEDGDDGSRSPTTNSTIYVAFKGNMNDEDFQEKLDTILNRMPDMLILGTNKLEPKRVEPWNSVRVTFNIPREAAERLRLLAQNNQQQLRELGILSVQIEGEGAINVAVGQNRSQEVRVNGPLGAPGQMRMDVGFSMQQGQAGMRMNNPSVSMMPPGANMAPQGMVPNSGGQMQPRAPRPPSQTDPMDPMLALQQQQQQLQHTQVGHGPISNLGPQGHHIQAMQANRQLNPAALQQLQQQQQQHQQQQVQLAQLSGARGPFNPSNQMPVPPGWNQLPSGVLQPPPVQGPMGPGWRKAPPQPQMGQRQPSLASVQTPNHPPPPYPFGSQQAGQVFNTMTPLQMQQQQQQQTGANQFATPQPKGPQGAPGVVVSRAPPPLPPSSATQGNLAAKSPGSSSSPFQQGSPGTPPMMGQGQGQLGPRPTTPQGFPQGVGSPGRAVMGQQGNLQPGFMGIPQHGQVPQGGMGGMPKRMPMGFPNAPVNHNFAQGQVTTTGAGSTPQLQNNQSISSTGVQSSASAPNHMQSNPLQGAGMIQHTSMPAQPPGTTSGGSMGQPQQGLQTQMMGVPQTQHQTQVVVSSQSQMVQSQTGGQTVLSRPVNTGQRGMTPPKQMMPPQGQGIMQNQHSGGQGHQALLLQQQQQQQQQQQQQQQQQQQQQQQQQQQQQQQQQQQQNAMMEHIVASQIQSNKQAFGPKGQPGVMPGQMMRGPSPNIQSNLPQFQSQMGQQQMTPQQHQQQQQQLAHLQQQQQLQQQQLQQQQLQQQQLQLQHQQPQQSQMQQQQLQQQPQIQQQPHQQMVQQQSQQIPINGNPNQALGIHGPQMRLPGNHHLVQQQLQQKQQQQQVMLQQQQAGQQHQHQLGDSSGNADIGQQMVPDLQNQQQQQGMLGGPQHLQVGNGHFPGHPMSFNPQFAGQMPIGGPCGQAGGFPVNKDVTLTSPLLVNLLQSDISASQFGPGGKQGTGGVAANQAKPKKKKPPRKKKPKAGEGQQSADGLCSLDSVPHGMEEVEMQGLGSDQGTGLDSNAKHSEFANRPGLPGQSGDQRVLQQMPMQFMPPQQQQQMQQMQQQQQMQQQQQLQQQQQQMQQMQQQQMQQQQMQQQHQQIQQQQMQQQQMQGMQGPQGQAGTSQGNHHVQTQIHSQQSMQMQQQQQQPPQHLQQQQLQSQPQQQQQQTQQQQHQQQQQQMMMMLKMQQEAKNRMPLQQGGHIPKGLVNPNDPSQRMPVSQPGNMPVMIDLQGHGGVPPSPDKARGMPLMVNPSLAGPARRTPLSEVGQPTPPEETPGNHSLQDRGPLEIGQQSGNGNQPMIPNQGPNTHLMKSVPLSVPHQPGASPQQQSQQVAAMAGSHNIHFPSAPATSQSSRPKTPNRASPRPYHHPLTPTNRPPSTEPSEINLSPERLNASIAGLFPPKINIPLPPRQPNLNRGFDQQGLNPTTLKAIGQAPPSLATLPVNNNTSGNNNGPQSYPSGGGIVSSGGKQDKQTGVGQAKRASPSNSRRSSPASNKKAATPSPGRQKGAKTSLTSPPHHQQIMVSPQNIMVSPNSVLPATSASLPSAGSGESQQSLNSVQTLPGSADTVRDGHVLATQPEQHQPVQLREQSAPKMASPRVPSQEPKRQDPNNLVEQRAEDKQQPRTTPQHDLGSAASPAFRDAPTSLNQLLDNTGTPSLSMKSQNIPQVGGEPVQKLSPHAPLAQENQSNPVVSQSTNIGTSLSTSESDQKPKSASVSSPNFVPSSNANLQSVSAVSSVSSNQAVLLSLTSIPNPSVSTNHNLIPISNASQTVLQRPISSAATPQNQITVFVTSNPISSATNTASVVPPAIVSKVLAVPNKNIRSPDVRQQNPTQTRPQFITGPVYSIFQATSVPSSTNVMSQPVTMVGPIVSANIQLTPTSVSTTSHSAPASTPIPTNTTAVSIAATQQSRTVIGQLQVQVPASQASPVSVVPPSQQPSPGVPKQESVSDASGSKPSPVGQSSLHSGISSPFQQRLASPPACSSPGATAVARRSPLSSTTMLAKNSSVQTVVSKNTILTISSSSDNDKKERTPVTQIGKTTDVATTHASCVVTSETVSALQPSAPVTVPAAQIAQQSPLPPKVSSPEPVPSHSPVLTSTPTSNMPPPTSTSGMLHLSSPVTNSSPPSSSPAISVAASAAAAPGPSTTTSGSSTATSPQLSGEHQPSSLVETSVPDSAETKEAIVDASSISAHPEAAQEDQASCDQAGQGVTTAAEQGWAKKRKTPVNLAPRDTRATTEKAKGPSRRSSRTDKEPEEEASDNGQRKRAARPGSASSNIGKESNTGASPTQAKRRKSK, via the exons ATGGCGCATCAGCACGGCTTGTCTGACCTCTCCCAGGATGCTCGATCACCTCGAGCCGCCTCACTCACGGATCACGACTCCGGAGTGGAAGATGGAGACGATGGCTCCCGCAGCCCTACCACAAACTCCACAATCTATGTTGCTTTCAAAGGGAACATGAATGATGAGGACTTTCAGGAGAAGCTGGATACCATCTTAAACAGGATGCCTGATATGCTCATACTAG GTACTAACAAGCTTGAACCCAAGCGTGTGGAGCCGTGGAACAGCGTGCGTGTCACTTTCAACATCCCCAGAGAGGCAGCCGAGCGACTGCGCCTCCTGGCCCAAAACAACCAACAACAGCTGCGGGAACTGGGTATCCTCTCTGTGCAGATTGAAG GTGAAGGTGCCATCAACGTTGCGGTTGGACAGAACCGAAGTCAAGAAGTAAGGGTTAATGGTCCCCTTGGTGCACCTGGTCAGATGAGAATGGATGTTGGCTTCTCTATGCAGCAGGGCCAGG CTGGAATGCGAATGAATAACCCTTCGGTATCCATGATGCCCCCTGGGGCTAATATGGCACCACAGGGAATGGTACCAAATAGTGGTGGACAGATGCAGCCAAGAGCACCAAGACCACCTTCACAAACAG ACCCAATGGATCCCATGCTGGCCTTacagcaacagcaacaacaactcCAGCATACTCAAGTGGGACATGGTCCAATCAGCAACTTAGGCCCCCAGGGACATCACATACAAGCCATGCAGGCAAATCGACAGTTAAATCCAGCAGCCCTACAGCAACTtcagcaacaacaacagcagcaccAGCAACAGCAGGTTCAGCTGGCTCAACTAAGTGGTGCACGTGGTCCTTTCAACCCCTCTAACCAGATGCCTGTACCTCCTGGCTGGAACCAGTTGCCCTCTGGTGTTCTCCAACCACCACCTGTCCAGGGTCCTATGGGACCAGGTTGGAGAAAAGCCCCCCCACAGCCACAAATGGGGCAGCGTCAACCCTCTTTGGCATCGGTTCAGACGCCCAATCATCCACCACCACCATATCCATTTGGAAGCCAGCAGGCTGGCCAGGTTTTTAATACAATGACACCGCTTCAGatgcaacaacagcagcagcagcagacaGGGGCAAACCAGTTTGCAACCCCTCAGCCCAAAGGCCCTCAAGGAGCACCAGGTGTAGTTGTCTCAAGAGCACCTCCTCCTCTGCCTCCATCCTCTGCCACGCAAGGCAATCTTGCAGCTAAGTCCCCTGGTTCCTCGTCATCTCCTTTCCAACAGGGCTCACCTGGAACTCCTCCAATGATGGGACAGGGACAAGGGCAACTTGGTCCACGTCCCACAACCCCCCAGGGGTTCCCACAGGGTGTTGGATCTCCAGGTAGAGCTGTGATGGGCCAGCAAGGAAACCTTCAGCCAGGCTTTATGGGCATTCCACAACATGGACAGGTCCCTCAAGGTGGTATGGGAG gtATGCCCAAAAGAATGCCAATGGGGTTCCCAAATGCTCCTGTTAATCATAACTTTGCACAAGGACAGGTTACTACCACTGGAGCAGGTAGTACACCCCAATTACAAAATAATCAGAGCATTTCGAGCACTG GTGTCCAGTCTTCAGCTTCAGCGCCAAACCACATGCAGTCAAATCCTCTTCAAGGTGCTGGAATGATCCAACACACTAGCATGCCAGCCCAACCCCCAGGCACCACCTCAGGTGGTAGTATGGGACAACCTCAGCAAGGTCTTCAGACTCAAATGATGGGTGTACCGCAGACCCAACATCAAACACAGGTTGTAGTTTCCTCACAAAGTCAAATGGTACAAAGCCAAACAGGGGGCCAGACTGTCCTGTCCAGGCCAGTGAATACCGGGCAACGAGGAATGACCCCTCCTAAGCAAATGATGCCACCACAGGGTCAAGGGATCATGCAAAACCAACACAGTGGAGGACAGGGACATCAGGCATTATTgcttcagcagcagcagcaacaacaacaacaacagcagcagcagcaacaacaacaacaacaacagcaacagcaacagcaacagcaacaacaacagcaacaacaacaacagcaaaatgCTATGATGGAACACATTGTAGCTAGTCAGATACAGAGTAATAAGCAGGCTTTTGGCCCAAAAGGTCAACCTGGGGTTATGCCAGGCCAGATGATGAGAGGTCCTTCACCCAACATTCAAAGTAATTTGCCACAGTTTCAATCTCAGATGGGCCAGCAACAGATGACTCCGCAACAGcatcagcaacaacaacaacaattggCTCAtttgcaacaacagcagcaattaCAGCAACAGCAGCTACAGCAACAACAATTACAACAGCAGCAACTACAACTGCAGCACCAACAGCCACAACAGTCACAAATGCAACAACAGCAGCTTCAGCAGCAACCCCAAATACAGCAGCAACCCCATCAGCAAATGGTACAACAACAGTCTCAACAAATTCCAATAAATGGCAACCCCAACCAAGCACTGGGAATTCATGGACCTCAAATGCGACTTCCAGGAAATCACCATTTAGTACAACAACAGCTTCAGCAAAAGCAACAGCAACAGCAGGTGATGCTGCAGCAGCAACAGGCTGGTCAGCAACATCAGCATCAACTTGGAGATAGTAGTGGAAATGCTGATATCGGCCAACAGATGGTTCCAGACCTGCAGAATCAGCAACAACAGCAGGGTATGTTGGGGGGTCCTCAACATTTACAGGTTGGCAATGGTCATTTTCCTGGTCATCCAATGTCCTTCAATCCTCAGTTTGCTGGTCAGATGCCAATAGGAGGCCCATGTGGGCAAGCAGGTGGATTTCCAGTAAACAAGGATGTGACATTAACCAGTCCCTTGTTAGTAAATCTTCTCCAAAGTGATATTTCTGCCAGCCAGTTTGGTCCTGGTGGGAAGCAAGGAACAGGTGGGGTTGCTGCTAACCAGGCTAAacctaaaaagaaaaaacctcCTCGTAAGAAAAAACCAAAAGCAGGAGAAGGACAACAGTCTGCTGATGGTCTGTG TAGTCTGGATTCAGTACCCCATGGAATGGAGGAAGTAGAGATGCAAGGGCTGGGTAGTGATCAAGGGACTGGCCTTGACTCTAACGCCAAACATTCTGAATTCGCAAATAGACCAG GTCTGCCTGGTCAGTCTGGAGATCAAAGGGTATTACAGCAAATGCCAATGCAGTTTATGCCcccgcaacagcagcaacaaatGCAGCAAatgcaacaacagcagcaaatgcaacagcagcagcagttacaacaacagcagcaacagatGCAACagatgcagcagcagcagatgcagcagcagcagatgcAACAACAGCATCAACAAATTCAACAGCAGCAAATGCAACAGCAGCAAATGCAGGGTATGCAGGGTCCTCAAGGTCAAGCTGGAACATCACAAGGAAACCATCATGTCCAGACCCAGATTCATTCACAACAGTCAATGCAGatgcagcaacaacaacagcagccaCCACAACACctccaacaacaacaactgcaGTCACAGccacaacagcaacaacaacagacacagcagcaacaacatcagcagcaacaacaacaaatgatGATGATGCTTAAAATGCAACAAGAAGCTAAGAATCGAATGCCACTACAGCAAGGTGGTCACATTCCTAAGGGTTTAGTCAATCCTAATGATCCATCTCAGAGAATGCCTGTATCACAGCCAGGCAACATGCCTGTAATGATTGATCTTCAAGGGCATGGAGGTGTTCCACCTTCTCCCGATAAAGCCAGAGGCATGCCACTCATGGTGAATCCATCTCTCGCTGGACCAGCGAGAAGGACACCCCTTTCAGAGGTTGGACAACCAACACCACCAGAGGAAACCCCTGGAAACCATAGCTTGCAGGATCGGGGACCCCTTGAAATTGGTCAACAGTCTGGAAATGGAAATCAACCAATGATTCCCAACCAAGGTCCTAATACTCATTTAATGAAATCTGTGCCTTTATCAGTGCCCCACCAGCCAGGAGCAAGTCCCCAACAGCAGTCTCAGCAAGTGGCAGCAATGGCTGGCTCACataatattcactttcccagtGCTCCTGCAACTTCCCAAAGTTCCCGCCCTAAAACCCCTAACCGAGCCAGTCCCCGACCATATCACCACCCTTTAACTCCAACCAACCGTCCACCTAGTACTGAACCCTCTGAAATAAATCTGTCCCCTGAGAGACTGAATGCCTCTATTGCTGGTCTTTTCCctccaaaaattaacattccTCTGCCACCGCGACAGCCAAACCTTAATCGAGGCTTTGATCAGCAAGGTCTTAACCCAACCACCCTTAAAGCAATTGGCCAGGCTCCACCAAGCTTAGCAACTCTTCCTGTCAACAATAATACCAGTGGCAACAATAATGGCCCACAGTCTTATCCATCAGGTGGTGGCATAGTAAGCTCAGgaggaaaacaagacaaacagACTGGTGTTGGGCAAGCTAAAAGGGCTAGTCCCAGTAATAGTCGACGATCCAGCcctgcttcaaataaaaaagCAGCCACTCCAAGCCCAGGAAGACAGAAGGGTGCCAAAACTTCACTGACATCACCTCCACATCATCAGCAGATCATGGTTAGTCCACAGAACATTATGGTTAGTCCCAACTCAGTGCTCCCAGCTACCTCTGCATCTTTGCCATCAGCAGGATCTGGAGAATCACAACAGAGTTTAAATTCTGTGCAAACCCTACCAGGCAGTGCTGATACAGTTAGAGATGGCCATGTACTGGCTACACAACCAGAGCAGCATCAGCCAGTTCAGTTAAGAGAGCAGTCTGCACCTAAAATGGCAAGCCCTCGGGTGCCATCTCAGGAACCCAAACGGCAAGACCCTAACAATTTGGTTGAACAGCGTGCTGAAGATAAACAACAACCTCGGACAACACCACAACATGACCTTGGCTCTGCTGCATCACCAGCATTTAGAGATGCTCCAACATCTCTGAATCAACTATTGGACAATACAGGTACCCCATCTTTGTCAATGAAATCTCAAAATATTCCTCAAGTGGGTGGAGAGCCTGTGCAGAAATTGAGCCCTCATGCGCCACTAGCTCAGGAGAACCAATCCAATCCTGTTGTCTCACAGAgcacaaatattggcacctcATTGTCTACAAGTGAATCTGATCAAAAACCTAAATCTGCTTCAGTATCAAGTCCAAATTTTGTTCCCAGTAGCAATGCAAACCTGCAGTCTGTCAGTGCTGTATCAAGTGTTAGTTCAAACCAAGCTGTGCTGTTAAGCCTCACTTCAATTCCCAACCCTTCAGTAAGTACGAATCACAATCTAATACCCATCTCAAATGCATCTCAAACTGTCTTGCAAAGGCCTATCTCATCAGCAGCAACTCCACAAAACCAGATCACAGTCTTTGTAACCTCCAATCCCATTAGCTCTGCTACCAACACTGCTTCTGTAGTTCCTCCAGCTATTGTTTCCAAGGTACTGGCAGTTCCCAATAAAAACATAAGATCTCCAGATGTTCGTCAACAAAATCCTACTCAAACACGTCCACAGTTCATCACTGGACCtgtgtattcaatatttcaagCTACGTCTGTACCATCAAGCACTAATGTAATGTCTCAGCCTGTCACAATGGTTGGTCCCATAGTCTCTGCCAATATCCAGCTTACTCCTACCTCAGTGTCAACTACATCACACTCTGCACCAGCGTCAACACCTATTCCGACAAACACAACTGCCGTCAGCATAGCTGCTACTCAGCAGAGCCGCACTGTCATTGGGCAGCTTCAAGTTCAAGTACCTGCAAGCCAGGCATCCCCTGTTAGTGTAGTACCACCATCTCAACAGCCAAGTCCTGGAGTTCCAAAACAGGAGAGTGTCTCTGATGCTAGTGGCTCAAAACCTAGTCCTGTTGGGCAGTCATCCTTACATTCTGGCATTTCCTCACCCTTTCAACAGCGTTTAGCCTCTCCACCTGCTTGCTCTAGCCCAGGGGCTACAGCTGTTGCTCGCAGAAGTCCCCTGTCTTCAACAACAATGTTAGCCAAAAACAGTTCAGTCCAGACTGTTGTAAGCAAAAATACTATTCTCACCATCTCTTCAAGCAGTGACAATGATAAAAAAGAGCGAACCCCTGTCACTCAGATAGGAAAAACTACGGATGTTGCCACAACTCATGCTTCTTGTGTGGTTACATCCGAAACGGTATCTGCACTCCAGCCTTCTGCTCCAGTGACTGTTCCAGCTGCTCAAATAGCTCAGCAGTCTCCACTTCCTCCAAAAGTGTCTTCTCCTGAACCTGTGCCCTCTCATTCTCCAGTCCTTACTTCTACACCAACGTCTAATATGCCCCCCCCAACCTCTACATCTGGAATGCTTCACCTGTCTAGTCCTGTTACTAATTCTTCGCCACCCTCTAGTTCGCCTGCAATTTCAGTTGCTgcatctgctgctgctgctccaGGACCTTCCACTACAACATCTGGCTCCTCCACAGCAACATCCCCACAACTCTCTGGGGAACATCAGCCTTCTTCACTGGTGGAGACTAGTGTACCTGACTCCGCTGAAACAAAAGAAGCAATTGTTGATGCTTCTAGCATCTCAG CTCATCCTGAAGCTGCACAAGAAGACCAAGCTTCATGTGACCAAGCTg GACAAGGGGTTACCACTGCAGCAGAACAAGG ATGGGCAAAGAAAAGAAAGACGCCCGTCAACTTAGCCCCAAG GGATACAAGAGCCACCACTGAGAAAGCAAAAGGTCCCAGTCGACGAAGCTCACGAACAGACAAGGAGCCTGAGGAGGAAGCATCCGACAATGGGCAGAGAAAAAGAGCTGCTAGGCCCGGGTCAGCCTCATCTAACATAGGAAAAG